GGGGGCTTCCATCGGATTCTTCTTAGATAATCCGTGATTGGATAGTAAAATCCGATTTGATTTTTTATTAATAGCGGCTATCGATAAAATAAAAAAAGCGCCGTGAGGGCGCTTTTTTAAACAAATTAATTCACACAAGAATTATTACAGTACGTGAACAGAGGCGGTGTTAGTTGTGCCGCTTGGAACCAGCGCGCCGGAGACCATCACCACAACGTCGCCTTTCTGGGCAAGACCGCTTTGCAGGGCGACTTCTTTGCCCAGACGGTAGAAATCATCAGTAGAATTGATTTCTTTCACCAGCTGCGATACCACACCTTTGCTCAGCACTAACTGACGCGCAGTGACTTCATTGGTGGTTAACGCCAGAATGGTGGCGTCCGGGAAGTATTTACGCACGGCGCGAGCGGATTTGCCCCCCTGGGTGGCGACCACAATCAGCGGCGCTTCCAGTTTTTCGGCGGTTTCTACTGCGCCGCGGCATACCGCTTCCGTGATGCGCAGTTTACGGCTGTCGTTGTTGTAGTCCAGGCGGCTGTTCATGACGCGGTCGGTGCGTTCACAAATGGTCGCCATGATAGACACGGCTTCCAGGGGATATTTCCCTTTCGCAGATTCGCCAGACAGCATAACAGCATCCGTACCGTCGAGGATGGCGTTTGCAACGTCACCCGCTTCCGCACGGGTCGGACGTGGGTTTTTGATCATGGAATCCAGCATCTGGGTAGCGGTAATGACGACTTTACGGGCGCGGATACATTTTTCGATCATCATCTTCTGCGCGAAGATGACTTCTTCGACCGGGATTTCTACGCCCAAATCGCCACGTGCGACCATGATGCCATCGGACGCTTCGAGAATTTCATCGAAGTTGTTCAGGCCTTCCTGGTTTTCAATCTTGGAGATAATCTGAATGTTTTCGCCGCCGTGAGCTTTCAGATGCTCACGAATTTCGACAACGTCAGAACGCTTACGGATAAAAGACGCTGCAACAAAGTCAACGCCCTGCTCACAACCGAAAATCAGGTCCTGTTTGTCTTTTTCCGCCAGTGCTGGCAGTGCAATAGAAACGCCCGGCAGGTTAACGCCTTTGTTTTCACCCAGATCGCCGTTGTTCAGCACCTTACAAATCACTTTGTTGCCTTCGATAGCGGTGACTTCCATACCGATCAGACCATCGTCAACCAGCACCGTGTTGCCAACGGAGAGATCGGAGGTAAGGCCTTCATAGGTGACGGCGACAATTTCATTATTACCGACCACAGATTTGTCGGTGGTAAAAGTAAAGGTCTGGCCCGCTTTCAAAGAAACGTCGTTGCCGCCTTCCAGTTTAATGGTGCGGATTTCTGGGCCCTTGGTATCAAGTAGAATAGCGGCTTTTTTACCGGACTTGCTCATTACGTTGCGCAAATTCTGGATACGCTGACCGTGTTCTGCATAATCGCCATGAGAGAAGTTCAGACGCATCACGTTCATGCCTGCGTCCAGCATTTTGGTTAACATCTCTTCGGATTCGGTTTTCGGACCGATAGTGCAAACAATTTTCGTCTTTTTCATGACAGTCTAGTCTTTAAGTTGAGAAGGATATGGAAATCTGGCTTCAGGCGCGCACGGCCCGGAAGCTAAGCCTGTGTTGCTAAAGTGATGATGCCTCGCTCTAAGGATAGGTGACATCGAAAAAGCGTGCAGAGGAATGTGTGCTCGTGTTTCAGCCCAACGGAAGGGGGATAATGTGAGTCGTTGAGTTTTACAGTCCAATGCGCTGAAACCATTCAAGAGACAATTGGCGCGCATTATACGCTGAAATTTACATAAAAGGAAAATGAAAACGCTGTTTCAAAAAACATCTGTGCAGATCCACAACAATTTGTTATCACTATGTTTATGATTAGACTGGCGAGGACGCCGACCGACCATCGGGCGGCGTTGCGCAACGAAGAGGGGTGTTGCGTATGTTGTCAGTCGAGTAGCTTTTTCCCTTCCAGGTCGATGGCGATGTTTTGGTTGTGTGCTTTTCGATAGCAAAGAATCGCTATTCCGATTGCCGACCAACTAATCCCGAGAATCAGCGCATGAATATTCATGTTTAAACAGACGTAGCCTATCACTATCATACCCATGACTGGCGATATGATATGGGCAAAAATACGTCGCTGGGCTTTCAGCCGAAAATTAAACAGGATAAACACACACAGGTTCACCACAAAAAAAGCGAAGAGCGCGCCAAAGTTCACAAGGGTAGAAATGGATTCGATCTTGCCGGAAAAAAGGTAGCTGAGCAGCAGGGTGACGCCGCCGGTGAACAAAATGGCGTAATCCGGCGTTTTACGCGTGGTATGGACGTGCGCGAGGAAGGCGGGCAACATGCGGTCGCGTCCCATGGAAAATAGCACTCTGGATACCGCCGTTTGCGCAGTAATTATGTTGCCGACGGCGCAGACAAACGCCACAATGATAGAGAATGCGACTTTGAGCCACATGCCGCCAATGTTACCGGCTATAGTGAAAAAGGCTTCATTCGTTGCATTACCTTCCGCGAAGCGCTCGACGTTGCCGGTGGCGAATGCCGCAAACGCCACAACGATAATAAACAGCACCGTCGCCAGGATTAATGCCAGAAGCGTCGCTTTACTGACAGCGTGGCCGCCGCCTTCGCTTTCTTCACTTAATGTACTGATAGCGTCAAAGCCGAGAAAATTCAGCGCAGCCACAGAAATCGCCGTCGCGATGAGCCCTGGCGTGAACCATTGTGAATCGAAGAAAGGTCGGAAGGAAAGGGTTATCTGACTACTGTCCGTCATTATCAGGCGTACAATAAGCAGAACAAAGATTGCCAGGACACCGAGTTGAATAAAAACCAGCAACTTATCAAATTTCGCCGTTTGCTGTATTCCGAGATAGTTTATTCCGGTGCCGATAGCTACGTAAATCAGCGGCCAGACCCAGACCGGGATCTGCGGTAAAATAGCGTGGACCGCAACACCGCCCAGCACTGCAACCAGCGTAGGAAATAAAAGATAATCCAGCAACAATATCCATCCGGTAAGAAAACCTATGGCAGGATTAATGCATACCCCGGCATATGCATAAGCCGAGCCCGACGATGAAATATGCTGCGATAATGTCGAGTAGCTGTATGCAGTAAAAAACATCGCGATAGCGCCAATAATATAAACCAGCGCAACCATACCGTGTGAAAGATTATAAACGACGCCATAGAGAGAAACAGGCGCGATAGGCACCATAAACACCAGGCCATAAAGCACTAAATCGGTGAGGGACAGTTTTTTGACTTTTTTCATGATAAATACCTTAATGGCAATTTATGCCAGGTCGCGTAAAAACTCACTTACCGCTGCGAGGCAGGGCGCGATATTTTCTTCATGCGGGTTATGGCTGCTGTCGGGAATAGTGACCGAGCGGCAGTCTGGAATATGTAAGGTAAAAGGAGAGACGACATGCTCGGTTGCCTGATCGTTTTCTCCACGTAGTACCAGCACAGGACAACGTATCTGGTGTAAATGGGACGTTATATCCCAGTTGGCGAGTTTTCCATTCGCCGCCAGTTCATTGGTTCCCCATAACAGGTGGTAACCCGTAGGGTCAGCGGCGAACTGCGCATTAGATCGTTGAACATGTACGGCTTCTTGCGTCAGGCTATAAACATGTCTGGCATAGTAAGCGACAAGCTGTTCCGGTGGATTTTGATAAATGACGGCGGGCATAATACGCTCTTGTATATCGTCATCGGACATCGGCGAGAGCGTCTTAAAAAGCCGTAAGGCTTCCTGCTGCCATAGGGAAATACTGGCTGGTGAACTGGCTAATATCGTGCCGCGAAGCCCGGCAGGCTGCAAGCAGGCGTGCTCTGCGGCAAGCATCCCGCCCCACGAATGTCCCAGTATCGAATAATCGTGCCCAATGCTCAGATGGTCAATTAACAGGGTTAATTGACGGAGGTAACGCTCAATCGTCCAGAAAGAGGCGTCGGCATGTGGGAAGTGCGTTGAACGCCCACAACCATATTGATCGTAAAATACGACCATGCGCCCGTCATCAGCCAGATGACGATAATTTAATAAATAATCAAAGCCGCCAGAAGGGCCGCCATGGAGAATAATTAGCGGTGTCAGTAATGAATTTCTGTCACCATAAATCCGATAACTCGTCAGTATGCTTTCAGAAAATATTTCGCCATAGAGATAGGTATCATTCATATTCTTTATTACTCAATGTGTCACCGGGCAGGGCAAAACGTATGTTCGCCTGAATGAGTTATTTTTTTATAGAATGCAGTACATTACACCAGAATGTGGCGTAATGTTCCCATTGCAAAAACTGTGGACTTCCCCAATGTGGCGAACAATCACTGGCAAAGCAGCATACTTTTCCTTGCTTATAGTGGCCCATAACCAACAGTGGATCGCCATTGATTTCAGCAAGAGTATGACTATGTTCTTTGGCGATAAACTTGTTATAGCCCAATAGCGGTGGCCATTCACTAAATGGTTGGGTAATAAAATGATCTACTGTTGTATTTACCGCCTGACATCCCTGCGGTAATTCTACGCGGTCATCTACGTCCAGCATGTCGACCGGTAATACCTCCGCCAGAATAGTATTTTTGTAATTGGCTTTCGCCTCTATTCCTGTAAAAGATAAATATCCGCCGATCATCAACAGACCACCGCCATTGGCGACATAATCCGTGATCAGACTTAATGCGTCAGGAATAATATCTCTATTATAAAACGTCCTGTTCTGTAACAGAAAGGTATTGCTTCCAATATCACTAATAACAATCGCGTCATAGCAGGCTAACGCCTCGACAGTTTGTGGAAATTGGGTCTGAACAATATGCGCTGGCATATAGTCTACATCTATATTGGCATGACGTAAGCAGGACAGTAAATAATCAGCACCTTCTTCATATTTGCTCGATGTAAAACTATCAAAACCTTTGGAATGAATCATATGAATGTGCCATGACTCACCAATAAATAAAGTTCTCATTAGGTCACCTGTTAATTAATGTTAATAACTTTGTTAGATTGAGTACGCATACGATGTAAAACCTGTAAATGCTGAGGCATACTCGACGCGCCTACATGTTCCACCGCCAGAGAAGCGAAAGCGGAGGCATATTGAATGGCGGCTATCAGGTCTGCTTGCCGTGCCAGCGCGGCGGCTAATGCGCCGTTAAAGGCATCGCCAGCGCCAGCGGCATCTTTAACCACGGCGCTCCATGCAGGAATATATAACGTTCTGGCATGGTCACAGAACAGTGAACCGCGAGCGCCAAGGGTAATAATGACTTTTTTCACGCCGGATTGTAGAATAATATTTCCGGCTTTTTTGGCATCATTAATATCGGTAATAGTCACGCCTGATAAAAAAGAGGCTTCAGTTTCATTTGGCGTGATGATGTCAATATCGGATAATAAGTGTGTCACCTGTTTTGTATAAGGGGCAGGATTCAGAATGATTGTTTTATTTTTTTCTTTACCTAGTCGAATGAATTCAATAAGAGCCTCAATGTTGGTTTCAAGTTGCATTAGCATTACATCGCATTCTGTAATATAGCGGTGCTGTTCGTTAATTTCTTGAGGGGTCAGCATCATATTGGCACCGGGATATATGGCGATAATATTATCGCCATCAGCGGAGGAAACATAAATTAATGCGCTGCCAGTTGGCGCTTTATCCGTTTGATAAGCGCTATAGGATGTAATGCCGGATTGAATAATATGATTTATGGCAAATGCGCTGAATTGATCTGTACCGACTTTAAATATAAAATGTACCGCCGCGCCGGCGTTATTGGCGGCTAAAGCCTGGTTGGCCCCTTTACCGCCAGGATAGAATCCAAACTGACTGGCAAGGATTGATTCTCCACTTTGCGGGAACCACGGCACGGTTGCTGAAACATCAATATTAAACGACCCCAGGACACATACCTTGCCTGCTTTTTTTGAGCTTTCCCGGCGTAATTTGGCATCCTGGTGGGTTGGTGTGGCGATAGTGCTGGAAATATCGATCTTATTTTCCGTGATAAGCTTACTAAGCGCATCTCGGTTTAAAATTCCTCCACCATAACACCGCTGAAGCATACCGGATTTCTGAAAATAGCGCAGATCGGAACGAATAGTCTCCTGGCTCACCTTATAAAGGTCTGAAAGTTTACTGACACTAACACTATTATTCTTTATCAGTAAATTAATGATGGCATGACGTCTTTCTTCTTTAAACATATCGCCTCCGGGTAATGCGTTGAATTGTATTTATGGCGATGTTGTCATGCGGTGAATTCAATCACAGATTATGCGGTGAACCGGAAGTAATCCCAAAAAAATGTAATTAAATAGAAACGCAGCCAATACGTTAAATATTAAGTGCTTGCAAAGAGGTTAAATAATTTTGTGAGACCGGTCATAGATCTTCGCTGTAATATAGCGGCGTAAACTTAAATTAGTTGGGCTTACACGATTCAGTGACTATCCAATATGGATATATATTATGACTACTATTGTTGAGGGTATTAACACCATAATCTGCGCGTGTCGCATAAAAGCCGTGAAAAGCAGGTGGAAGAGGGGAAGAGACATAGCGTCACAAAAGGAGAAGCCGGACAGCGCTCGCTTATCTGTCGCTATCATCGACGAAATAAGAGAAAGTCGTTCTCCGGCTCAGGACATTATATACGCTCGATCTTTGCCGGGAGTCCCTGGCGTACTGCCGCGCCAGAAACCCAGTCGAGCCAGGTATTGGTAACGGTTCTCGTTGGATCGGCAAAACCCAAATCGTTAAGGTTTATGCCTGAGCTGATTTGCGGATCATATGGCATAGGCACGCCGTCCAGAAAGTGCTGCGTTGCGCCCATCTCACGATGCCCGTACCCGTGTTCGATGGCAATAACGCCGGGCATTACACCCTTTAATAAACTGATTTGCGCTACGACCTGCCCGCCTGGCGTAGTAATCCGTACCCGATCGCCATGTTGCAGTCCGTAGCGCTTGCCATCTTGCGGATTCAGCGCCACCAGATTCGCGGGTTTCACATGATGCAAGCGCGGGATCACCGCCGTTGCGCTGGACATAGTATTCGATTTAAATGAAATCAGTTTCAGCGGCCACTGCCCAACGGGAAACAGGTCGTCAATGGATCGGCCATCTGATAAACGCGCCGGATACCAGATCGGGCAGCCGCTAAAACGCTCTCCGGTAATCGCATGGCGGTGAGCGGCGACATCCGCATTCCAGACCTGTAAGGGTTTTTCCCAGGCGTTACCCAAACGTTGCGCCATATAGCCGCTGTCCTCTGGCGCAAACCGACCGCCGCGAGAGTAAATAAACGCCACGCGACTGACCTCATCAGGTTTAAGCGTTTGCTGAATTGCCGGCAGAATATGGGTTACGCCACTCAGGGTGATATCTTCCCGATTTGCCTGAGCGACCGGGGACTTACCCATAAAGGCGATATTAGCGGCTACACGCAGATAGAAATCTTCTGCCCGGTTTAGCGGGAAGGTATTACCCTGCGGATCGGTTATCGCCCGGTCGCCAAACCCGGGCAAGTGGAGACGCTTCGCTACGGCAATACAAAATGCTTCCATCGAGACAGGCTGCCCGTCCGCGGTTCGGCTGGTCGCGGGGGCGACAACCGGCCAGCGGGCGGTTGTGACTTTACTGGCTACGCCGCCCCAGGGGGCCGTGAAGCCCCAACTCTCAAAGTTATGCGTATCCGGGACAATGTAGTCAGCCAGCGCCGTCGTTTCATTCATAAAGGCGTCTATCGCGATAAAGAGCGGCAAACGGCGTGGGTCTTTTAGTTTTTCCTCCGCGACGGCGCGTAGGCCTGGAACGCCATAAAACGGATTGCTCATATTGGAAATCCAGGCTTTAAGCGGGTAAGGATAGCCTTCGAGCGCGGAGGTCAGTAGTTCGGTAAGCTGGCCGGCCACAAAGGGGTACCACGGTGCTTTGGCTGGATAAGGGGATTGTCCGGCGGCAATCTTATCGCGATACTCTTTCGATGCCTCGTAAGGGGTTTTGCTACGGGCAATGCTTAACCCGGATGGTTTTACTTTCCCGGCAAAACTGCTCATGTTGTAACGAGGGCCATCGCTGACGCCGTTGAATTTGCCGCCGCCGACAAAGACGCCCCCCGACAGGCTGAGATTACCGATGAGCGCGTTAAGCATCATGACCGACCAGGCGTTATAAAACCCGTTCC
The Salmonella bongori NCTC 12419 DNA segment above includes these coding regions:
- the ynhH gene encoding protein YnhH, with protein sequence MRANCLLNGFSALDCKTQRLTLSPFRWAETRAHIPLHAFSMSPILRARHHHFSNTGLASGPCAPEARFPYPSQLKD
- a CDS encoding glutamine amidotransferase, producing MRTLFIGESWHIHMIHSKGFDSFTSSKYEEGADYLLSCLRHANIDVDYMPAHIVQTQFPQTVEALACYDAIVISDIGSNTFLLQNRTFYNRDIIPDALSLITDYVANGGGLLMIGGYLSFTGIEAKANYKNTILAEVLPVDMLDVDDRVELPQGCQAVNTTVDHFITQPFSEWPPLLGYNKFIAKEHSHTLAEINGDPLLVMGHYKQGKVCCFASDCSPHWGSPQFLQWEHYATFWCNVLHSIKK
- the ttrA gene encoding tetrathionate reductase subunit TtrA, with amino-acid sequence MANLTRRQWLKVGLAVGGMVTSSLSYRDVAKRAIDGLLNGTSGKITRDRIFGNALIPEAQAQTHWQQNPQQTIAMTQCFGCWTQCGIRARVNADGKVIRIAGNPYHPLSQEHPIAPSVPFSKAMEQLAGENGLDARSTACARGATLLESLYSPLRLLEPMKRAGKRGEGKWQRISFEQLIDEIVEGGDLFGEGHVDGLRAIYAPDTPIDATCPDFGPKTNQLLVTNTSDEGRDAFLRRFALTSFGSKNFGAHGAYCGLAYRAGSGALMGDLDKNPHVKPDWENVEFALFMGTSPAQSGNPFKRQARQLASARLRENFHYVVVAPALPLSTVLADSHGRWQPVLPGSDSALAMGMIRWIIDNHRYHADYLAIPGIHAMQQAGEHSWTNATHLVITDELPTLAGQHLTLRHLTPDGEETPVVLNTDGELVAASTCRQAQLFVTQYVTLADGQRVTVKSGLQRLKEAAEKLSLAQYSEQCGVPEAQIIALAETFTGHGRKAAVISHGGMMAGNGFYNAWSVMMLNALIGNLSLSGGVFVGGGKFNGVSDGPRYNMSSFAGKVKPSGLSIARSKTPYEASKEYRDKIAAGQSPYPAKAPWYPFVAGQLTELLTSALEGYPYPLKAWISNMSNPFYGVPGLRAVAEEKLKDPRRLPLFIAIDAFMNETTALADYIVPDTHNFESWGFTAPWGGVASKVTTARWPVVAPATSRTADGQPVSMEAFCIAVAKRLHLPGFGDRAITDPQGNTFPLNRAEDFYLRVAANIAFMGKSPVAQANREDITLSGVTHILPAIQQTLKPDEVSRVAFIYSRGGRFAPEDSGYMAQRLGNAWEKPLQVWNADVAAHRHAITGERFSGCPIWYPARLSDGRSIDDLFPVGQWPLKLISFKSNTMSSATAVIPRLHHVKPANLVALNPQDGKRYGLQHGDRVRITTPGGQVVAQISLLKGVMPGVIAIEHGYGHREMGATQHFLDGVPMPYDPQISSGINLNDLGFADPTRTVTNTWLDWVSGAAVRQGLPAKIERI
- a CDS encoding PfkB family carbohydrate kinase codes for the protein MFKEERRHAIINLLIKNNSVSVSKLSDLYKVSQETIRSDLRYFQKSGMLQRCYGGGILNRDALSKLITENKIDISSTIATPTHQDAKLRRESSKKAGKVCVLGSFNIDVSATVPWFPQSGESILASQFGFYPGGKGANQALAANNAGAAVHFIFKVGTDQFSAFAINHIIQSGITSYSAYQTDKAPTGSALIYVSSADGDNIIAIYPGANMMLTPQEINEQHRYITECDVMLMQLETNIEALIEFIRLGKEKNKTIILNPAPYTKQVTHLLSDIDIITPNETEASFLSGVTITDINDAKKAGNIILQSGVKKVIITLGARGSLFCDHARTLYIPAWSAVVKDAAGAGDAFNGALAAALARQADLIAAIQYASAFASLAVEHVGASSMPQHLQVLHRMRTQSNKVININ
- a CDS encoding proline iminopeptidase-family hydrolase; this translates as MNDTYLYGEIFSESILTSYRIYGDRNSLLTPLIILHGGPSGGFDYLLNYRHLADDGRMVVFYDQYGCGRSTHFPHADASFWTIERYLRQLTLLIDHLSIGHDYSILGHSWGGMLAAEHACLQPAGLRGTILASSPASISLWQQEALRLFKTLSPMSDDDIQERIMPAVIYQNPPEQLVAYYARHVYSLTQEAVHVQRSNAQFAADPTGYHLLWGTNELAANGKLANWDITSHLHQIRCPVLVLRGENDQATEHVVSPFTLHIPDCRSVTIPDSSHNPHEENIAPCLAAVSEFLRDLA
- the pykF gene encoding pyruvate kinase PykF, coding for MKKTKIVCTIGPKTESEEMLTKMLDAGMNVMRLNFSHGDYAEHGQRIQNLRNVMSKSGKKAAILLDTKGPEIRTIKLEGGNDVSLKAGQTFTFTTDKSVVGNNEIVAVTYEGLTSDLSVGNTVLVDDGLIGMEVTAIEGNKVICKVLNNGDLGENKGVNLPGVSIALPALAEKDKQDLIFGCEQGVDFVAASFIRKRSDVVEIREHLKAHGGENIQIISKIENQEGLNNFDEILEASDGIMVARGDLGVEIPVEEVIFAQKMMIEKCIRARKVVITATQMLDSMIKNPRPTRAEAGDVANAILDGTDAVMLSGESAKGKYPLEAVSIMATICERTDRVMNSRLDYNNDSRKLRITEAVCRGAVETAEKLEAPLIVVATQGGKSARAVRKYFPDATILALTTNEVTARQLVLSKGVVSQLVKEINSTDDFYRLGKEVALQSGLAQKGDVVVMVSGALVPSGTTNTASVHVL
- a CDS encoding APC family permease, which encodes MKKVKKLSLTDLVLYGLVFMVPIAPVSLYGVVYNLSHGMVALVYIIGAIAMFFTAYSYSTLSQHISSSGSAYAYAGVCINPAIGFLTGWILLLDYLLFPTLVAVLGGVAVHAILPQIPVWVWPLIYVAIGTGINYLGIQQTAKFDKLLVFIQLGVLAIFVLLIVRLIMTDSSQITLSFRPFFDSQWFTPGLIATAISVAALNFLGFDAISTLSEESEGGGHAVSKATLLALILATVLFIIVVAFAAFATGNVERFAEGNATNEAFFTIAGNIGGMWLKVAFSIIVAFVCAVGNIITAQTAVSRVLFSMGRDRMLPAFLAHVHTTRKTPDYAILFTGGVTLLLSYLFSGKIESISTLVNFGALFAFFVVNLCVFILFNFRLKAQRRIFAHIISPVMGMIVIGYVCLNMNIHALILGISWSAIGIAILCYRKAHNQNIAIDLEGKKLLD